The stretch of DNA CCCTCTCCAAATCACGCATGCGGGACAGCTATGATTTAGGGGAAAGAAAAAGGACCGCGTTGCCGCGGTCCTTTCTGAAGGGATGTCAGCTTAGATTACACGTTATACGTGGAGCTGCTCGTCGTGCCGCCGCGGCCGGTCCAGTTCGTGTGGAAGAACTCGCCGCGCGGTTTGTCGAGGCGCTCGTAGGTGTGTGCGCCGAAGTAGTCGCGCTGGGCCTGGAGCAGGTTCGCAGGCAACACGGCGGAGCGATATTGATCGTAGAACGCCAAGGCGGTGCTGAACGCGGGCACCGGGATGCCGCGCAGTGCGGCCGTGGAGACGATCTTGCGCCAGCCCTTTTGGGTGCGCTTGATCTCGCCGCGGAAGTAGTCGTCCAAGAGCAAGTTCGAGAGCTTCGGATTCGCATCGTAGGCTTCCTTGATCTTGCCGAGGAAACGGGAACGGATGATGCAACCACCGCGCCACATGAGGGCGATACCACCGTAGTTGAGGTTCCAGCCGTATTCCTTAGCAGCGGCGCGCATGAGCATGTAGCCCTGGGCGTAGCTGATGATCTTGGAGGCGAAGAGGGCGTCGCGGATGTCGTTGATGAAGGCCTTCTTCTTCTCGGGGTTCGCGGCGATGCTGCTGAGAGCGGGACGCGGGCCCTTGAGTTTGCGGGAGGCTTTCACGCGCTCGTCCTTCAAGGCGGAGACGCAACGGCTATACACGGCCTCAGCCATCAAGGTGATGGGGATGCCGAGGTCTTGGGAGTTGATGACGGTCCACTTGCCCGTGCCCTTTTGGCCAGCGGTGTCGAGGATCTTGTCCACGATCGGGGAACCGTCCTCGTCCTTCTTGGCGAGAATGTCGCGGCTGATCTCGATGAGGTAGCTGTCGAGGTCGCCCTTGTTCCATTCGGCGAAGACTTCGTGCATCTCATCGGCGCTCATGCCGAGGCCGTTCTTCATGATGTTGTAGGCTTCGCAGATGAGCTGCATGTCGCCGTACTCGATGCCGTTGTGCACCATCTTGACGTAGTGACCGGCACCTTGCTCGCCAACCCAGTCGCAGCAGGGAGCGCCGCCTTCCACCTTCGCGGAAACGGCCTGGAAAATCTCCTTCACGTGCGGCCAGGCAGCGGGTGAGCCACCAGGCATGATGGAAGGACCCTTGCGGGCGCCTTCTTCACCACCGGACACACCAGTGCCGATGTAGAGGAGGCCCTTGCTCTCGACATACTTCTGGCGGCGGTTGGTGTCGCCGAAGAGGGAGTTACCACCATCGATGATGATGTCACCGGGTTCGAGGTGCGGGATGAGCTGGTCGATGAATTCATCGACGGGCTTGCCGGCCTTGACGAGCATCATGACGCGACGGGGGCGCTTGAGCTTCTTGACCATCTCCTCGATGGAATGGGCACCGAGCACCTTGGTGCCCTTGGCTTCATTGGCCAGAAACTCGTCCACCTTCGCAGTGGTGCGGTTGTAAGCCACCACGGTGTAGCCGTGGTCATTCATGTTGAGGATGAGGTTCTGACCCATGACGGCCAGACCGATCAATGCGATATCACCTTGAGGTTCCATGTTTATATTCCGTTCAAAAAGGAGCGATTACGATACCGGATGGGCCACGCCACGCCAGCAGTTTTTTAGGCTGCAGGATGGGCCGAATTCATGCAAATGATGAATTTGGCGGTGGGTTGGTCCTTCCGAAAGGGTTAAACGACCTGTACGCGGCTGTCTTCCGAGAGCATCTTCTCGAGGTTATCCCAGCCGGTTTCGTTCATGCTGTTAAAGGCATTGAGGTAAACGGCGACGACTTCACGCGGATATTTGCCGAGGAGGATGTCCACGGCGGTCTTGAGCTTGGCGTCATCAATCTTCTCCGGCAGGTCTTCCACCACGCCGTCCTTATGCGGGATGTCGAGGGCGTTCAGGAAATCGACGAGCATGCCGTTGTATTTCTTGAGGAGCCAGCCACGGAGCAAGGTGCCAGCGGCGAGTTCCATATTCGGCTTGGAAAGCGTGCCGACCATGGAGGCGTGGCGCTGGAGCTTAGGCTGCTTCTCGAAGAAGATGGGGCGGAGCTTGCGGGCATCCGCCACGGCTTTCAGCGTGGCTTTGTAGAGTTCCTTGTCGTTTTCAAAGGCGGATTGCAGGATGTCGTTGGAAAGTTCCGCAGACATGAAGCCAAAAAGTTCGTGAGACGTCAGCATACTTATTCAAAAGTCCAAATTCAGAAACAGGGGCAAAAGTCTAGGGATGCGGGGCAAAATGGCTACGAAAAAATGAGAGGGAATCGACGGCAGCTCAGGATTGAGGGATGGTTAGCAAGGTGAGCTTGTGTTTCTTGCACAGCTTTTCGAGCTCAGGTTGATCTAAGAAAAGGGTCTTCCCAGCTTCAACGGCTAGCACAGAAACGCCGTTCTTGGCGCAAGTCTCCAAGGTCCGCTCGCCAATACAGGGTATGTCGAAACGCATATCGTGGCCTTCCTTGGCCACTTTCACGGCGACCGCCCTGCCCTCTTTACCGGCAAGTTCGCCTCCACGCGTAAGGCATTTATCGGTCCCTTCGAAGCCCTCTACCGCCAAGACGGTGCCTTGTTTGACGACGACCAACTGGCCGATCTCAAGACGTGAAATCTCTTTAGCGATACGATACCCAAAATCCACATCCGCAGCCAGTTCCGATGTAAGCTCGCCACCGATTCGAACGCCCTTACCGGGCATCAGAGGAATCAGCCAAGGCATGGCAGAAATAAGTTCGACACCTTCTGAACGTAATTCGTCCCCGATAGCTCCAAAGATGGTATGGGCGTTTTTCTCCTTGAGGCGCATGAGGAGTTTCATGGCACGAAGATCGGGACGGAGGTTGAACAGGTTGCTGGGTGCAATCTGGCCGACCATGACAGATTGCTTCACGCCACGACTGGTGAAGACCTCGATGAGCTTGGTCAATTGGCCGACCTTCAGCCAAACCACCTCGTCTACCAAGGCCGCAAACTCGGAGCTGGTTTCTCCCTCAAACGCCACAGCCACAAGACGTTTCACCCCCATAACACGTGCCTGCCGCGCGAACATGAGCGGCAAAGAGCGGTTTCCGGCTATAATGCCGAGGGTGTGTGGACCAGCGTGGTCTGACATGTGCTGCCCTTTGTACGGCGTGATGAGGAAGGATGCCAGTCTGAAAGCACGGATTGGGCAGGATGGACGTGCCTTGTCTTCGTGTGTAACAAGTTCTGCCTCAGGGAACTTACCGCCCAAATTGCGTACTCGGGCAGACTTGCCCATAGGGCAATTTTTGGAGAGTGTGAACGACGTGTTTTGTTTGGCCGGGCCAGTGAAAGGCGTTGCAGGTCAGCGGGGGGGAGTGCGTGATGTATTGCGCATCAACCAACCTTTGCTGATTGCATCCGTCTATTCGGCTAGCACGACCCTCCTGATGGCCGCTGCTCCGCACAATCCAGATGATCACACGCATCCTGTTCCCCTCCCCCTTCTCTCTGCGGTGCTAGCTGTGGGCATCTTTTTTCTGCTGCTGGCGATGTGGCTCGTCCGTCAACGCGAACGGGAGCGGCAGGAGGTAGCCAAGCAACTGGCGCGCGTGTCCGAACTGGAATTGGAGTATCGTGACCTCTTCGACAACGCGAGCGACCTAGTTTACACGCATGACATGCAGGGGCGTTACCTCACTGTGAACCGTGCCTTTGCGGATACATTTGGATATGCCAAGGAAGAATTGATCGGACGCAACGGTTTCGAGTTGCTCGTTGAGGAATCACGGAAAATCAGTCAAGCGATGTTCTTGCAAAAGCTGAAAGACGGCCAGCCGACCCGCTACGAAGCAGATTTTATAACTAAGGATGGCCGCAAGCTGCATGCAGAACTGGTCACCCGTCTGGTATTCCGTGATGGCAAACCCGTCGGTGTGCATGGTGTGGCGCGTGACATCACCAAGCGTCGGCAGGAGGAATTCCGCAACCGCGTCTTTCTGGAACTGGGCCACAAGCTGAATGAAGCGAACACCCACGAGGCCGCCGGCGACACCATTCTCGAAGCCGCACAACAGTTGATCGGTTTTGATTCCTGCATCGTTTACGCGGTAAATAAGGAACAAAACCTCTTCCGCGTGCTCATCCAGATCGACAAAGTGGATAGTACTCTGAAGCGTTTTCCAGCCGCGCAAGATTATCAGCCCTTGCCCCCCATCACCAAGTTGGTGATCGAGAAGGGAGCGCAACTCATCCTGAGAACACCTGAGGAATTGGCGGAAAAAACCGATCCTTCAGGACTCTTCGGCAGCATGCGCCGATCTGCTTCGATCGTCGTTGTGCCCATCCGTTCGCCTGAACGCGTGCTCGGTGTGCTGGGCGTCCATAGCTACACGCACAATGCCTACGATGTGCACATGCAGAAAATGCTGGAGGCACTGGCGGATTATTGCGTGGGCGCTTTCGAGCGCATCAGTGCCCGTGAAGAGATGTTGGCCACGCTCGCAGAACTGGAACGTCGCGTGGCCGAGCGCACTGCTGAACTCTCCAAGCTGAACAAGTCTTTGCAGGAAGAAGTCGAGGAACGCAAACGCATCGAGGAAGCGTTACGTGAAGCGCATGCAGGATTGGAATTGCGCGTCAAGGAACGCACTGAGGAACTGAGCCGCATCAACGTCCAGTTGCGCAAAGAGATCGGCGGTCACCGTCAGACGAGTGCTGCTTTGCAGCATAGCGAACAACGCTTCCGCTCGCTCATTGAAGCATCTCCCGTAGGCATCGCCCTCTCCCGCAGCGGCATCGTGCTGTACGCGAACAAGGCGCATCTGGAGATGTTCGGCTTCACAGATCAATGGCAGCTGCAGGGCCGCTTCTTCCTTGATATCATTGCGCCGCAATGCCGTGACGAAGTGAAGACACGCATCACCCGCCGCCGGGAAGCCGGGCTGGACCGGGACAGCTACGAGACCGTAGGACTGCGGAGGGACGGCTCACAGTTCTTTTACCAAGTAGAAGCAGCCTCAATCCAACTCGAGGATGGACCGGCCACTCTGGCATTTCTCATCGATACCACGCTCCGCCATGAAGCTGAACAGGCACTGCGACAATCCGAAGAACGTTTCTCACTCGCCTTCCACGCACTGCCCATCCCCGTATCCATCAGCACATTCGCCGAAGGCCGCTTGATTGATGCCAATGAAGCGTTTCTGCATCTGTTCGAGCACAAGCGCGAAGAAACCATCGGGAAAACTGCCCTCGAACTCGGCATCTGGGACCGCACTGAAGAACGCAATGATTTGATCGACAGTCTGAAACGCGGTGAATCAGTCCGCGCCCGAGAGTGCCGCTACCGCACCCGCTCCGGACGTCTGGTGATCACCTCCGTCTCGGTCGAACGCGTCGAATTGCAAGGCTGGCCGTGCCTTATCTTCATCACCCAAGATCTCACCGAGCGGCTCAACCTGGAGACCCAACTGCGCCACGCGCAAAAGATGGAGGCCGTCGGCCAGCTTGCCGCCGGTGTCGCCCATGATTTCAACAACATCATGACCATCATCCTCGGTCATGCCTCGCTGCTGGAACTCGAGATGGCTCATGACAAGGATCATCTCGAAGCCCTGAGGGAGATCACCACCGCCTCGGAGCGCGCCGCCACTCTTACCCGACAACTCCTGACCTTCAGCCGCAAGCAGATCATGCAGTTGCGCGTCGTGGACCTGAACGAGCTCATCCGGAATTTTTCCCGCATGCTCAACCGCCTCCTCGGCGAGCATGTGGCGGTCGACCTTCATTTCGAGCCATTTCTCCCGGCTGTGAAAGCGGATGCCGGCATGGTGGAGCAGATCATCATGAATCTCGCCGTCAATGCGCGCGATGCGATGACCGGCACCGGATGCCTCTCCATCGCGACCAAGCCCGTCATGATGGAGGTGAACCCCCGAAACCCTTCACGAACAGGCAAATTCGCCTGCCTCGTAGTGTCGGACAACGGCTGCGGGATGGACGCTCTCACACTGGGCCGGATATTTGAACCATTTTTCACCACCAAAGAAGTCGGCAAAGGCACAGGCCTGGGACTAGCCACGGTTTATGCCATCGTCGAACAGCATCACGGCTGGATCGAAGTGGAGAGCACACCAGGGGCAGGCACTGTCTTCAGGGTGTATCTTCCAGTCGCGCTGGAATTCACCGGTTTGGAACCGAATTTGATTACGACAGAGACACACATGCAAAATAAAGCGACTGTCCTCGTGGCAGAAGATGAGGCCGCCGTACTGGGCTTGGTGACCACGATACTCCAAAAAGGTGGCTATCATGTCATCAGTGCCACGAGTGGAGATGATGCATTGATCCTTTGGGAGATGCACCGGGACGAAATCGACCTCCTGCTGACGGACATGGTGATGCCCGGTCTGCTTTCCGGTCGTGGTCTGGCGGAACGCATCCACGAAATGAAACCGGACCTGCCGGTGATCTACAGCAGCGGGTACAGCGTGGAAATCGTCCGTGAAGGTCTGGTGTTGCGGGAAGGAGTCAACTTCCTTCCCAAGCCCTATCCACCGACCACGCTTCTGCAAATGGTGAAAGACTGTTTGGAGAACGCCATTCAGGGAAACAAAGGAAACCGCAGTCAGGAAGTGTAATCCCCGCGCACTTCGGTCCTAGGGCTTCTTAAGCCGGTAAAATTTCGGACCGGCAGTGAGGCTGATTATTAGACTGCTGCCTGTCACGCCGGAAGTCGGCTGCCAGACTATCGGGCTGTTCAAAGTGGAGGCTTCTTCCAAAATAAAACCTGAGATATCAGACGGCCATGAGATCGTCAGGTTGCTGCCATTGCGTACGATAGAAAGCTGGGGAGCTTCAGGAGATTGGACAGCCATCACCACGGTCCAAAAACCGTCCGCTACCTCATAGGCACCTCCAGCAAATTGTGCAGCACCCAACAGTTGGACCGTGCCGGAGACTTGATAGCTGCCTCCGCTGCCAGTTCCCCCACTTCCAATCGAGTAACTGTCGATCCGATAATCCGCAGCATTCGCGTATACCAAACCAAGCATGCCGGCCATCAGGCTCAACTGCAATTTGCCCTTTGTTGGGAAAACGAACTGTTTCATGGCCTTACTTTCCAGTTTGGGTGTTGGCTTGGCCCATCGACTTGATCATCGTTTCCAGCGCATCGAGACGTTTCGCCATATCCTCATTCTGCGTCTTCAAACTTTGCAGTTCCTGATCCTTTTCTTTGACCGTGGCATACAGACCTTGGATGGCAGCCAGCGCCACACCATCAAACTCCATCGTGCTGATGGACTTGTCATCGCGGCCAGGATAAAACGCCGCTTTGAAATCCTGTGCGATCGGGCCCAAGTGTGGCGTGGATGTGCCATCTTCCCAACGATAGTGCCAGCTCAAGACCGGCACCTTGGCCAGTTTGTCCATGATCTCCTTCGGATTCACTTCGTTGAAGTCCTTCTTGGAATTACGATCGGAGAGCGTGCTCCATGAGGTAGCATTCGGTGCCAAAGTGACACCTAAAGTTGACGTTCCATTTGAGAAAATCCGGGTGCCCCCGGAGGCGCGGATGGTGAATTGATTGTTGGCTGTAGATTCGATGTTTGCATCGGTAGCACATCCCCATACGAACGATCCGTAGTGCAGGGCCTTTGCCTTCACGCCGGCAGCAAAGCTGTAGGGACCAGCAGCGTAATTGGCAAAGCCTCCCGGAATCGTTGCATGATGAGCTCCCGCTTCAACTTCATTGACCTCACCGCCAGAGATGACGGCATCATAAGCTTCGCCTTCTATGACATTGGAAAAACCACCACCAATGAAACTTCTATTCGCTTCACCTAGAACGCGGTTTTGCTCTCCCGTTACGATTGCACCACTGATAACATCGTTGCCTACAAAATTGTCATAGCCAGTCATTATCCCTGAGTACGAACTATAATTGCCTATCTTGTTTGCCTGGCCACTACCCACGAAAGCGTAGTCGGATGCTTCATCGATTACATTGGACCGACCGCCGGCAATGACTGCATAGTACGTATTTTCAGCGATCAGATTCGTAGCCCCTCCGCCTATGAAATTGGCTATGCCCAACTTATCGATGACATTGTTCTGGCCGCCGGCGATCGTGGAGTAATCGTTCGTGACCTTGATTGCGTTCAATTTGCCGCCGCCGATCACGGAGTTCGGGGAGGTTCCCTCGATTTTGTTGGCTTCACCGCCAGCGATAACGGAGCCGGGTGAATTGTTCCCAATACCGTTGCCGTGTCCGCCTCCCACGGAGGAAGAATCACTTTGATTCCCCACGCGGTTGCTCGCTCCACCTGCGATCACGGACTCAGGCGAAACGGCTCCGATCTTATTATCAGTTCCGCCGCTTATTATCCCGTCATACGAACCTATCCCGATTTCATTGAGGTTGCCGCCGACGATGACAGAATCGTAGGAGTTGGTTTGGATCACATTCAACACACCGCCAGAAATGACCGACCTATACGCTCCCGGTTTGATCTCGTTTCGGTCTCCGCCTGCGATCGTACCGTAATTCGAGTTGGTATGTATCATGTTTTGATTACCACCCGAGATGGCAGAATATTCGGAGAATTTTTGGATGCTGTTTTGATAGCCGCCGGCGATCAAGGATCCGATGTTGTCAGTTACGATCAAATTCCGATATCCACCGACGACGACTGAATTATCGGCCCCTGCCTCGATAGTATTTCCCTGACCGCCTGAAATCGTAGAAAACGAAGCACTTACTGAATTTCGGTCGGAGCCTGAATTACCACCACCTGCCACGATAGAGCCACTGATTCCCAAACCAAGCTGGTTTCCTGTATGACCTGCCAGAAAATTAGGAGATGTAGGGGCCGGACTAATACGTAAAACGCGGTTATTGCCTACCCGGAAGTCCAGTCCCACAGGGTCGGTTGTGCCGATGAAATGTGTCCCCAAAGAAGTGCCTGAGTTCCCAGTAATTTTCCAAACGTTACCCAATGCGGCAACGGGCACCGTGCCGGAAGACAGGTTATTCGCATTCAATGACGTGAGGTTGGCACCGCTGCCAGAAAACCCGGTCGCCGTCACTGCGCCGGTAAAGGTCGGGCTGCTATTCAGCAAAGCGATGCCAGAGGGCATGCGACTGATGCTCAGGTTTCCGCTGGTGATCTTGGCCGCATCCAAGTCAGGCACGCGATCCGTGCTGAACGTGCCGGAGGTGATTTTGGAAGCGTCTAACACTGGAATGTTGGCAGCAGTAAGAGCCGGAAGCCGCGCATCATCGATTGTGCCGGTAGTGATTTTAGAAGCGTCGAGCGAAGGAATTGCCACCGCAGTGAGGGATGGAAGTCTTGCACTGTCAATCGTGCCTGTCGTGATCTTGGAAGCATCCAAGGACGGGATACGGCTTTCCGCCAATACACCGGTAACAATCTTCGCCGCATCCAGTGAGGGAATGCGGGCGACATCCAGCGTGCCACTGGTGATCTTGTCTGCGCCCAATGCCGGAACCTGGCTGACTGACAGAGTGCCGGTGACGTTGGCCGCTGAGACCGTTCCGCTGAGCGAAGCAGCCGTCGTAGCGTTCAACGCCTGAATGGCGTAGGGGTTGGAAGTGATCTTCTGGCGCGGCGTCAGCGTTGTATACGCATCGCTCGAACCTTGCGGCCGCACACCGATCTCCAGCCATCGATCTGCTCCCGGGAAACTGGCCGCACCATAATCCAAGGTGACATTAAAAACCCCACCTGCCACCGCGACGGTCCCGAATGTTTGCGGAGAGGAAACAGTGTTGCCGTTGACCGAAGCATCGAAGAGCGTGAAGCGAATATCAAAATTTCCAGTCGCTGGAGCACCATCCAAAAGTAATCGCCCCTGGTAATTGAAAGTGGTGGTTTGTGCAAAAATCTGAAGGCAAGGCAGCAGTAAGGCCAACAACAGACTGATTTCCAAAAGAGACTTTTTTCTCATGTGGTTTTCTCCTATGACGGGGCTTGTTCCGCGCTTCGTAACAATTCAGATTTGCCCGTGTCAATTGTGTGTCACGAAAAAGAATTGATATTTTTTGCGAACACCTGCGTACGCCCCTAACACCCACCACCAAAGGGCATTGAACAAAATTCGCGAACGGCCTTTTCGTCATCAACTGTCACACCCATGAGCTCCATCTCAGATTAGGTTGACAAGCCTGCCTCCTCCCTCATCCTGCCTCTCAATTGATCCCTATGCGTAAATTTCTTTTATCTTTGGCCTCGGCATTTGCCGTGCTGGCCCTTCACTCCCCTGCTCCAATCACAGCCGCCGAAGTGGACAAACGCTGTTTCGAGATGCGCGTTTACACCGCCAACCCGGACAAGATGGAGGCCCTGCATGCCCGTTTCCGCGATCACACGCTGAAGATGTTCGAGAAGCATGGCATCGAAAGCATCGGCTACTGGGTGCCTGTGGATAACAAGGAGAACAAGCTCTACTTCCTTATCGCTTACCCCAGTCGCGAAGCGAGAGAGACGCTCTGGCAGAAGTTCCAGGACGATCCGGCGTGGAAGAAGGCCAAAGCGGATTCAGAAAAGAACGGCGCACTCGTTTCCAAGGCGGACTCCACTTTCCTGCAGGCCACGGATTATTCTCCTGTGGCCAAGGCCTCGAAAGCCGGTGCTGAACGCGTGTTCGAACTGCGCACCTACACCGCGACCACTAACAACCTCGGCAATCTCAACGCCCGTTTCCGTGACCATACCGTCAAGCTGTTCAGCAAATACGGCATGACGAAT from Verrucomicrobiia bacterium encodes:
- a CDS encoding NIPSNAP family protein; translation: MRKFLLSLASAFAVLALHSPAPITAAEVDKRCFEMRVYTANPDKMEALHARFRDHTLKMFEKHGIESIGYWVPVDNKENKLYFLIAYPSREARETLWQKFQDDPAWKKAKADSEKNGALVSKADSTFLQATDYSPVAKASKAGAERVFELRTYTATTNNLGNLNARFRDHTVKLFSKYGMTNIGYWTPMADQPGAQDTLIYFLAHKSQDAAKESFAAFGKDPEWTAARKASEEKGGGPLTIKGGVKSIFMKPTDYSPMR
- a CDS encoding tail fiber domain-containing protein: MRKKSLLEISLLLALLLPCLQIFAQTTTFNYQGRLLLDGAPATGNFDIRFTLFDASVNGNTVSSPQTFGTVAVAGGVFNVTLDYGAASFPGADRWLEIGVRPQGSSDAYTTLTPRQKITSNPYAIQALNATTAASLSGTVSAANVTGTLSVSQVPALGADKITSGTLDVARIPSLDAAKIVTGVLAESRIPSLDASKITTGTIDSARLPSLTAVAIPSLDASKITTGTIDDARLPALTAANIPVLDASKITSGTFSTDRVPDLDAAKITSGNLSISRMPSGIALLNSSPTFTGAVTATGFSGSGANLTSLNANNLSSGTVPVAALGNVWKITGNSGTSLGTHFIGTTDPVGLDFRVGNNRVLRISPAPTSPNFLAGHTGNQLGLGISGSIVAGGGNSGSDRNSVSASFSTISGGQGNTIEAGADNSVVVGGYRNLIVTDNIGSLIAGGYQNSIQKFSEYSAISGGNQNMIHTNSNYGTIAGGDRNEIKPGAYRSVISGGVLNVIQTNSYDSVIVGGNLNEIGIGSYDGIISGGTDNKIGAVSPESVIAGGASNRVGNQSDSSSVGGGHGNGIGNNSPGSVIAGGEANKIEGTSPNSVIGGGKLNAIKVTNDYSTIAGGQNNVIDKLGIANFIGGGATNLIAENTYYAVIAGGRSNVIDEASDYAFVGSGQANKIGNYSSYSGIMTGYDNFVGNDVISGAIVTGEQNRVLGEANRSFIGGGFSNVIEGEAYDAVISGGEVNEVEAGAHHATIPGGFANYAAGPYSFAAGVKAKALHYGSFVWGCATDANIESTANNQFTIRASGGTRIFSNGTSTLGVTLAPNATSWSTLSDRNSKKDFNEVNPKEIMDKLAKVPVLSWHYRWEDGTSTPHLGPIAQDFKAAFYPGRDDKSISTMEFDGVALAAIQGLYATVKEKDQELQSLKTQNEDMAKRLDALETMIKSMGQANTQTGK
- the gnd gene encoding decarboxylating NADP(+)-dependent phosphogluconate dehydrogenase gives rise to the protein MEPQGDIALIGLAVMGQNLILNMNDHGYTVVAYNRTTAKVDEFLANEAKGTKVLGAHSIEEMVKKLKRPRRVMMLVKAGKPVDEFIDQLIPHLEPGDIIIDGGNSLFGDTNRRQKYVESKGLLYIGTGVSGGEEGARKGPSIMPGGSPAAWPHVKEIFQAVSAKVEGGAPCCDWVGEQGAGHYVKMVHNGIEYGDMQLICEAYNIMKNGLGMSADEMHEVFAEWNKGDLDSYLIEISRDILAKKDEDGSPIVDKILDTAGQKGTGKWTVINSQDLGIPITLMAEAVYSRCVSALKDERVKASRKLKGPRPALSSIAANPEKKKAFINDIRDALFASKIISYAQGYMLMRAAAKEYGWNLNYGGIALMWRGGCIIRSRFLGKIKEAYDANPKLSNLLLDDYFRGEIKRTQKGWRKIVSTAALRGIPVPAFSTALAFYDQYRSAVLPANLLQAQRDYFGAHTYERLDKPRGEFFHTNWTGRGGTTSSSTYNV
- a CDS encoding PAS domain S-box protein, which encodes MFCLAGPVKGVAGQRGGVRDVLRINQPLLIASVYSASTTLLMAAAPHNPDDHTHPVPLPLLSAVLAVGIFFLLLAMWLVRQRERERQEVAKQLARVSELELEYRDLFDNASDLVYTHDMQGRYLTVNRAFADTFGYAKEELIGRNGFELLVEESRKISQAMFLQKLKDGQPTRYEADFITKDGRKLHAELVTRLVFRDGKPVGVHGVARDITKRRQEEFRNRVFLELGHKLNEANTHEAAGDTILEAAQQLIGFDSCIVYAVNKEQNLFRVLIQIDKVDSTLKRFPAAQDYQPLPPITKLVIEKGAQLILRTPEELAEKTDPSGLFGSMRRSASIVVVPIRSPERVLGVLGVHSYTHNAYDVHMQKMLEALADYCVGAFERISAREEMLATLAELERRVAERTAELSKLNKSLQEEVEERKRIEEALREAHAGLELRVKERTEELSRINVQLRKEIGGHRQTSAALQHSEQRFRSLIEASPVGIALSRSGIVLYANKAHLEMFGFTDQWQLQGRFFLDIIAPQCRDEVKTRITRRREAGLDRDSYETVGLRRDGSQFFYQVEAASIQLEDGPATLAFLIDTTLRHEAEQALRQSEERFSLAFHALPIPVSISTFAEGRLIDANEAFLHLFEHKREETIGKTALELGIWDRTEERNDLIDSLKRGESVRARECRYRTRSGRLVITSVSVERVELQGWPCLIFITQDLTERLNLETQLRHAQKMEAVGQLAAGVAHDFNNIMTIILGHASLLELEMAHDKDHLEALREITTASERAATLTRQLLTFSRKQIMQLRVVDLNELIRNFSRMLNRLLGEHVAVDLHFEPFLPAVKADAGMVEQIIMNLAVNARDAMTGTGCLSIATKPVMMEVNPRNPSRTGKFACLVVSDNGCGMDALTLGRIFEPFFTTKEVGKGTGLGLATVYAIVEQHHGWIEVESTPGAGTVFRVYLPVALEFTGLEPNLITTETHMQNKATVLVAEDEAAVLGLVTTILQKGGYHVISATSGDDALILWEMHRDEIDLLLTDMVMPGLLSGRGLAERIHEMKPDLPVIYSSGYSVEIVREGLVLREGVNFLPKPYPPTTLLQMVKDCLENAIQGNKGNRSQEV
- the lpxI gene encoding UDP-2,3-diacylglucosamine diphosphatase LpxI (LpxI, functionally equivalent to LpxH, replaces it in LPS biosynthesis in a minority of bacteria.) produces the protein MGKSARVRNLGGKFPEAELVTHEDKARPSCPIRAFRLASFLITPYKGQHMSDHAGPHTLGIIAGNRSLPLMFARQARVMGVKRLVAVAFEGETSSEFAALVDEVVWLKVGQLTKLIEVFTSRGVKQSVMVGQIAPSNLFNLRPDLRAMKLLMRLKEKNAHTIFGAIGDELRSEGVELISAMPWLIPLMPGKGVRIGGELTSELAADVDFGYRIAKEISRLEIGQLVVVKQGTVLAVEGFEGTDKCLTRGGELAGKEGRAVAVKVAKEGHDMRFDIPCIGERTLETCAKNGVSVLAVEAGKTLFLDQPELEKLCKKHKLTLLTIPQS